GGATCGCGGTGACCTGGCGGAGCACGCCGCCCACCCTACTGTGATCGGCCGTGACGGGCAGCCGCCCCGGCCGACCATGCCGGTCCCGCGGGCGTCAGTCGAGCTTGTCGCGCAGTTTGTCGACCTGGGTCTGGAGGCGGTCCACCGCGTTCTCGTTGTTGATGAAGGTGGTGATGCCCGCAGCCAGCCCCAAGCCGATCAGTACGGCCAGGATGCTGAGCACCAGGCCGCCGATCGACACGCCACGGCCGGTGACCCCCGGTCGGCGGGCCATCTTGAGGCCGACGATGCCGAGGACGATCCCGATGATGCCGAGCACCAGCCCCAGCCAGGCGAGGATCGCCGTCAACGCACTGAACAGACCGGCCACCCCGAACACCAGGGCAAAGGTCGCGGCGGCGCTCGTCTTCGCCTGGCTGTTCCCCCGGTGGGTCCGGGATCCGGCCGGTGCGCCGGCACCCCGGGCCGGCTCGCTTGCGGCAGTCATGAGGCTCCCTTCCGTACGCGCGGCGCGCGCACTTCCGGATGGCCGCCTTCCCACTACGTGGGCGGTTATGCCGCACCCGGT
The nucleotide sequence above comes from Micromonospora luteifusca. Encoded proteins:
- a CDS encoding DUF4190 domain-containing protein, translated to MTAASEPARGAGAPAGSRTHRGNSQAKTSAAATFALVFGVAGLFSALTAILAWLGLVLGIIGIVLGIVGLKMARRPGVTGRGVSIGGLVLSILAVLIGLGLAAGITTFINNENAVDRLQTQVDKLRDKLD